A region of the Methanobrevibacter ruminantium M1 genome:
ATAGGGACAATGAGCCAAATATGGAAATAGGAATGCACTGTTGCAATCCTTATTCCTGTGATTTCTGGGCATATTGTACAAAAGAATTGCCAAAGCCAAATGTATTTGACATAAGCGGAATGTATAAGTCCCAGAAGTTTGAAAGCTATGCCGAAGGCAAGGTCTCATTTGAGGACTTGAGGAGTGCAAACATCAATCCAAGATATCTTGAGCAGATAGACTTTGAACTAAACGACAGAGGGCCAAAGGTAGAAAAGCAAGCCATAAAAGACTTTTTAAACTCTCTTAAGTATCCGTTGTACTTTATTGATTATGAGTCCTGCAATTATCCAATCCCCGAGCTTGAAGGAACTAAGCCATACCAGCAAATACCTTTCCAATACTCTTTGCATATAATAAAAGAAGAGGGCGCTCCATTGGAACATAAGGAGTTTCTAGGAGACATCAATGACAAAAACATCATCAGAACATTTGCAGAGCATATGATAAATGATCTCCAAGAAGACGGTAGTGTAATCGTATATAATAAGTCTTTCGAATCAGCCAGAAATAGGGAGATTGGAGAGATGTATCCAGACTTAAAGGGCCAGATGAATAGAATCAACGATAATATGGTTGATTTGATGGTTCCATTCAGGCAAAGGAACTATTATACAAAGGAAATGGAAGGCTCCTATTCAATTAAGTATGTTTTGCCGGCTTTATATCCAGATGATCCGGAGCTTGATTACGGCAATCTGCCATCAGTTCATAATGGTGGTGAGGCGTCAGATGCATTCTTGAATCTAAAGGGCAAAAGTCCAGAAGAGCAAGAGCAAACAAGAGAAGATCTGCTTAAATATTGCTGGCTAGACACATATGCCATGGTAAAAATCTGGGAGAAATTTAAAGAAGTTGCAAAATAAAAACTTTTTTAAATTCCTTTTTTCTTAGTTTTCACTATTTTTCACTTTTTTAAATTCTTTTTTTTTTGCTGTTTTTTCTACTTTTTTTATTTTTTTATTAATTTTTTTTTATTTTTTTTCAATTTCTAATTTTCCATCCATTAAATTTTTATAAGTTTCAAAAATACAAAACTTTATAAATAAGCAATCCCTTAAAACTATTGAAAAACACTCTTTTGGAGTTTTTTCAAAAAATCAATTTAAAGTAAAGGAGGAAAAGATATGAAATTAAGAAATTTGCATTTAGACTATAAAGATGAAAATGGAGATCTCCGCTATGAGCTAAGAAACGGAGCCCATTCTATGAAAGATGCAGAAGGCTTCTCTCCAGAGGAATTCTATTCATCTTTGGATAATGTAATCAGAGTATTAAGCCCAAACAATTCATTTAGACCAATTGAAGCCTACCCTAGCAATAATGGACCAAAAGCTCTATTTGGATTCTTATTTTATTTCTTAAAAGGTATGGGCTGTAAAAAGGGCTTACAAAAAGAATTCGATTATTTAGAACAGTTCATTGACTATGAAATTGATCTCTTTATGATTGTCAATTTCTTAAGAGAATTATAAATTCTAGATGAGTGGAATCATTCAATGGCCAAACAAATCGTTTGGCATCATTCATTCATAAATCTTTTATAATTCCTAAATTCTTTTTTTTTTTAATTAAAAATATAAAATAAATACTAAACACTTCTTTTATTCCAATATTTTTTTTACCTTGTAAAATTGCTTTTTAAAAAAATGTTTGAGTAATTTAATAAAAATAGACATTTCCGTTGCCAGTCCCAAAACAGGTATTGGGTAAAATTTTATAATTAATAAAAAATATAATTTATTAAGCCTAATTTTAAGGTTATATTTTTGAAAAGTTTTTTTTTCATTTAGGATTATTGATTTTGGAGGCAATCATGCCATTGGATATAATTGAGGATATATGGAAGTATACAACAAATAATAAAACATTTCTTTTAATTATTTTGGTTTTATTCTACTTGTTTTGTATGTTCATGCAAATTTTTGATGAAATGAGGATATCCTATGCACTTTATCTGTCAATGATACCTTATATTTTCATTGCAGGCTATGGAATGGCTATAACTAAAGATGTAATTGATAATGGTAAGCGATTGCCTAAAATATTAATCAAAGATGTCATTGTTTTGGGAATAAAATCAACTGTTGTTTTTATTGTATATCTTTCTGTTCAAGGGATATTTTTTTCCCTAGTATCTTATCTATGCAATTTTCCAATAATTGATGTTGAAGACCTATTGTTAGATTTTTTTGAAACAGCACCTTTATTATTTCATCATAATCTTGTAAATACGCTTATTTTTATTGTTGTTGATTTTGCAGTATTTTATTTCACCATGTTCTTCATGGAAATGGGATTAGCTAAATTAGCAGACACTGGCAGATTTTTGGATGCTTTTAATTTGATTAAGATTAAAAAGATTATTGATATAATCGGATGGAGACTATATGCGAAACATTATACAGTAATTATATTTTTATTGTGGGTTTTCTCATTGCTTATAGACGTAGAGACTCCATTTTTTGTTCTTGATTATATTTTTAAAGTATTTTTAGGTTTATTATTGTTCATTACTCAATATTGGGGCATAGGTGCAGTTTATAGAATATATAAAATTAAAACAAACTAATTATTGCCGTTTATAGAATATATAAAATTAAAACAAACTAATTATTGCCGTTTATAGAATATTAAAATGAAACAATCTAAGAATTTACATTAGATTGCTCTCCATACTTAATATATAGAAAAAAATAAAATCAAAATAAAGCAGTTTCTGATTCTGCTGCTTATCATCCTTTCAGTGAGCTGAATCAACTAATTCTGAAAGTGAGGGTGAAATTAGTTTTGAATATGATTATAAGTATGATAAAAAATACACTGTCAATGTAAGCTACAAAAAAGACACAATAAAAACAGCTGTTAAAGTCAAGTAGATAATTTATTATCTACTTCCTTTTTATTTTTTTCTTATTTTTTTATTTCTTTTTTCTTATTTTCTTCTTATTTCTTATTTTCTTCTTATTTCTCTTATCTTTCAGATATTTTAGACGTTTCCTAATATTAGGAAACATTTATAATTCAAAATTAAAGCTTACAGTTGTAAATTTCATTCCGCTATCTCTTATCTTTTTGGATTTTATCTCAACGTCTCCATATTTATTTAAGAAAGAATTGATCTCTCTTGAAACAGAGCAGTAGTTTCTTCTCTCATAAACCCTATAGCTTCCCATGAATTTTACTGTTTCCGCTCTATTTAAGACAGTTACCTTGTCCATCCTAAATGATTCATTATATTTTTCTAAGACTGAATTTACTTTCTCTACTATATCAGATTTAATCTTTTCTTTTTCTTCGCTGCTAATCATAGTGTCCTCTTCTACTTATTCTTATAATTTGATGCTTTTCTATTAGTCGTTAATAAATTTGAGTTATTTATTTTTATTTACATTTTCATATTTTATAATTATGTCAGAAAATAGCTTATAATTATTTAAATTTGGAGTTGGTTAATTTTTCACTTTAAAATCCGATTACTATTTTTCATAAAAGAGTTCTTATTGACAGTTTGCTCTTTTAGTTTCTAT
Encoded here:
- a CDS encoding DUF2779 domain-containing protein, with amino-acid sequence MSKIHLSKSKYCKCVQCEKILWLGRYKPEVAAVEDKETIFENGRKVGELAKGLFGEYEDIEFDITLTQMIEKTKKLLEEKPNVITEASFSYENNFCSVDILKNDEDGVELYEVKSSTSIKEIYLDDVAFQYYVLSSLGLNVKKAALVYVNNEYIRGEDLDISQYFIIEDITEIAMAKQDEVRANIEHINNFMEAHDRDNEPNMEIGMHCCNPYSCDFWAYCTKELPKPNVFDISGMYKSQKFESYAEGKVSFEDLRSANINPRYLEQIDFELNDRGPKVEKQAIKDFLNSLKYPLYFIDYESCNYPIPELEGTKPYQQIPFQYSLHIIKEEGAPLEHKEFLGDINDKNIIRTFAEHMINDLQEDGSVIVYNKSFESARNREIGEMYPDLKGQMNRINDNMVDLMVPFRQRNYYTKEMEGSYSIKYVLPALYPDDPELDYGNLPSVHNGGEASDAFLNLKGKSPEEQEQTREDLLKYCWLDTYAMVKIWEKFKEVAK
- a CDS encoding DUF4013 domain-containing protein produces the protein MPLDIIEDIWKYTTNNKTFLLIILVLFYLFCMFMQIFDEMRISYALYLSMIPYIFIAGYGMAITKDVIDNGKRLPKILIKDVIVLGIKSTVVFIVYLSVQGIFFSLVSYLCNFPIIDVEDLLLDFFETAPLLFHHNLVNTLIFIVVDFAVFYFTMFFMEMGLAKLADTGRFLDAFNLIKIKKIIDIIGWRLYAKHYTVIIFLLWVFSLLIDVETPFFVLDYIFKVFLGLLLFITQYWGIGAVYRIYKIKTN